In a single window of the Aridibaculum aurantiacum genome:
- a CDS encoding D-glucuronyl C5-epimerase family protein, with amino-acid sequence MKRMFPIHRPRNLLIVLVVFLLSIGIAIVFTNKQGDVYEQYVRQVLYAAKGDAVPDHAPEYIDEQGVPYVMYKGENGIIPGKQYNPTIIGNYALQYLQQLQVGDTSVAAFFKACVDRLIKSYTCKDNFALYVFDWQQPWYKSVGVPYTSGMTSGIAIQVFTGAYKMYGDTSYLQHARKLLGGFYLPIQNGGFTYKTEEGWWFEELADTAMHTPYILDGHIYALLGVYQFATEAKDDSAMFVFNKGVQALKHDIALYDVGDGSVRYDRYGKLADKKYHRILTAQMKELAIITKDVVFEHYHHKWSQPLQKPYVLRVLGERNVSGILLLVIVSFVGFISFMAVIYFVK; translated from the coding sequence ATGAAGAGGATGTTTCCCATACATCGACCGCGCAACCTGCTAATAGTTCTTGTAGTTTTTCTATTAAGCATCGGCATTGCCATTGTTTTTACCAATAAACAGGGAGATGTTTATGAGCAATATGTAAGGCAGGTGCTGTATGCTGCCAAAGGTGATGCAGTGCCTGATCACGCACCTGAATATATAGATGAACAGGGCGTGCCTTATGTGATGTACAAAGGTGAAAACGGCATTATACCTGGCAAACAATACAACCCAACCATCATAGGTAATTATGCTTTGCAATACCTGCAACAGTTGCAAGTTGGCGACACTTCCGTTGCTGCTTTCTTCAAAGCATGTGTTGACAGGCTAATTAAATCGTATACCTGTAAAGACAACTTTGCTTTATATGTTTTTGATTGGCAACAGCCATGGTATAAGTCGGTAGGAGTGCCCTATACTTCAGGAATGACATCAGGAATAGCTATCCAGGTGTTTACCGGCGCATACAAAATGTATGGTGATACATCTTACCTGCAGCACGCAAGGAAACTGCTTGGTGGTTTTTATTTACCTATACAGAACGGAGGATTTACTTATAAAACAGAAGAAGGCTGGTGGTTTGAGGAGCTGGCTGATACAGCCATGCATACTCCATATATTCTTGACGGGCATATCTATGCATTGTTGGGCGTTTACCAGTTTGCAACTGAGGCAAAAGATGACTCTGCAATGTTTGTATTCAATAAAGGCGTACAGGCGCTGAAGCATGACATTGCTTTATATGATGTAGGAGATGGAAGCGTACGATACGATAGGTACGGAAAACTTGCTGATAAGAAGTATCACCGTATACTGACAGCCCAAATGAAAGAACTTGCTATCATAACTAAGGATGTTGTGTTTGAACACTACCACCATAAATGGTCTCAGCCTTTGCAAAAGCCTTATGTACTACGGGTTTTAGGCGAAAGGAATGTATCTGGAATACTACTCCTGGTGATCGTATCCTTTGTTGGTTTCATTTCTTTCATGGCTGTGATATATTTTGTAAAATGA